Proteins found in one Amycolatopsis umgeniensis genomic segment:
- a CDS encoding BTAD domain-containing putative transcriptional regulator, with protein MPGRAPLTRTARLLGRVTRGLFAAVVLTALMAGLPWALISGVGWPLPERLPGLDEIGSVLMTQMSPRFLLDTLACLAWLLWLVFVLDLAACAADVARGARLPDLKRQTGPVRRVTAVLVGALLVAVLDRTAPAAPLTPADAAHPAGHAQVAVTATGATTSVAHEQPRLPAAPGTERVRPPENGVHDSLWRIAQRCLGDGDRWPEIWALNHGSAQPGERTLTNPNRIHPGDTLHLPATSPPSGSPASPPPESVLSAPAPGSTPPTPITVTPAPSKPASAAAPSVATATDRPAGGAVSWGSGEVFVSLGLAAAVSAVLVLARRRRHARYRPGSGRRDDDLPVAPVVYQLRLAHLRAQHHDEDLELDIETDSATGDPASREHREPGGEDPVSRSSTAPAGPDNEGPLTMLIPRVRRVIGAATPVGRVAGPATLPSVVDVALDTAPQATDGEAPMAGEGIQVALDLARVHGLGLLGPGGYAAARALLLTLLATSAENVYVPSADVARLLGVPVAATDLPESITVVADLDTAMAALETPAPPRPTVLITSPPGDPSQQARLQHLLDNNAQHGITALLLGQWRAGVTAYVTGGGIISATDPGLGEPLRGKRAFTLPETATRDLLAFLRTAAPHDSAGIDDPLRGTPGPRQTATTQGTTFPGPSVGDPRRLEITAGPPAPEPSPASEPGEEPRPHATGTEPSPPAPLALAVFGAPVLHWRSRPGQAEGELRDLTGELSSRPLELLVFLAVHPGGVPRDAIVDALWPDDPPRNPASVLRTVLSRIRRALDTATHGTVGELILAEHGQYRLDPAVVEADYWSFADAVTRRRRAGTAERRAEGYEAIVAHYGGVLADGLDADWLTATREATRRDALDAVAALARARVGTDPDYTLDLLETARAFDPHNELIYRDIMRLQHALGRHDAISRTLNLLRTRLTEIDTTPTADTVDLVERLRARSTGIPVEDLSRVTAP; from the coding sequence ATGCCCGGCCGCGCGCCGCTCACGCGCACCGCGCGGCTGCTGGGCCGGGTGACGCGGGGGCTGTTCGCCGCCGTCGTGCTGACAGCGCTGATGGCCGGCCTGCCGTGGGCGCTGATCTCCGGCGTGGGCTGGCCGCTGCCGGAGCGCCTGCCGGGCCTGGACGAGATCGGCTCGGTGCTGATGACGCAGATGTCTCCACGGTTTCTGCTTGACACGCTGGCCTGCCTGGCCTGGCTGCTGTGGCTGGTGTTCGTCCTCGACCTCGCCGCGTGCGCGGCCGACGTCGCCCGCGGCGCCCGGCTACCGGACCTGAAACGGCAGACCGGCCCGGTACGGCGCGTCACGGCCGTGCTCGTCGGCGCCCTGCTCGTGGCCGTCCTGGACCGTACCGCCCCCGCCGCGCCCCTCACCCCCGCCGACGCCGCCCACCCCGCCGGCCATGCCCAGGTGGCTGTCACCGCGACCGGCGCCACGACATCGGTCGCCCATGAACAGCCCCGGCTTCCGGCCGCGCCGGGGACCGAGCGGGTCCGCCCACCGGAGAACGGGGTGCACGACTCGTTGTGGAGGATCGCGCAACGTTGCCTGGGTGACGGTGATCGCTGGCCCGAGATCTGGGCCCTCAACCACGGCAGCGCCCAGCCCGGCGAACGGACCCTGACCAACCCGAACCGGATCCACCCCGGCGACACCCTCCACCTCCCCGCCACCAGCCCGCCGTCCGGCTCGCCTGCATCGCCTCCGCCGGAATCCGTGCTTTCTGCGCCCGCTCCCGGATCAACGCCCCCGACGCCGATCACAGTCACGCCAGCTCCTTCCAAGCCTGCCTCGGCTGCGGCGCCTTCCGTCGCCACCGCGACGGACAGACCCGCCGGTGGCGCGGTGAGCTGGGGGAGCGGCGAGGTGTTCGTCAGCCTGGGCCTGGCCGCGGCGGTCAGTGCCGTGCTCGTGCTCGCGCGGCGGCGGCGCCACGCGCGGTACCGGCCGGGCAGCGGCCGACGCGACGACGATCTACCCGTCGCTCCGGTGGTGTACCAGCTGCGCCTGGCCCATCTGCGCGCTCAGCACCACGACGAAGACCTCGAACTGGACATCGAGACCGACAGCGCGACAGGCGACCCGGCAAGCCGCGAGCACCGTGAACCCGGCGGCGAAGACCCGGTATCGCGCTCGAGCACCGCACCGGCAGGACCGGACAACGAAGGCCCGCTGACGATGCTCATACCTCGTGTCCGGCGCGTGATCGGCGCCGCCACACCGGTCGGCAGGGTCGCCGGACCGGCGACCCTGCCATCCGTGGTCGACGTCGCGCTCGACACCGCGCCCCAGGCCACGGATGGCGAGGCCCCCATGGCAGGCGAGGGGATCCAGGTCGCCCTCGATCTGGCCCGTGTCCACGGGCTCGGCCTGCTCGGGCCCGGGGGCTACGCCGCGGCCCGCGCCCTGCTGCTCACCCTCTTGGCCACCTCGGCTGAGAACGTCTACGTGCCCAGCGCCGACGTCGCCCGTCTGCTCGGCGTGCCGGTAGCAGCCACCGACCTGCCGGAGTCGATCACCGTGGTGGCCGACCTGGACACCGCCATGGCTGCCCTCGAGACCCCAGCGCCGCCGCGACCCACCGTCCTGATCACGTCCCCACCCGGTGACCCGAGCCAGCAGGCACGGCTGCAGCACCTGCTCGACAACAACGCCCAGCACGGAATCACCGCGCTGCTGCTGGGCCAGTGGCGCGCCGGGGTGACCGCCTACGTCACCGGCGGCGGGATCATCTCCGCCACCGATCCCGGCCTCGGCGAGCCCCTGCGCGGGAAGCGTGCCTTCACCCTTCCCGAGACCGCGACCCGCGACCTCCTGGCCTTCCTCCGCACCGCCGCACCCCACGACAGCGCCGGTATCGACGACCCGCTTCGCGGCACCCCCGGGCCCCGGCAGACAGCGACAACGCAGGGCACGACTTTCCCCGGCCCGTCCGTAGGCGACCCGCGACGACTGGAGATCACCGCGGGACCACCCGCACCGGAACCGTCCCCGGCCAGCGAACCCGGCGAGGAACCCCGCCCGCACGCGACCGGCACGGAGCCGAGCCCACCGGCGCCGTTGGCGCTGGCGGTGTTCGGCGCACCTGTCCTGCACTGGCGATCCCGGCCCGGCCAGGCCGAGGGGGAGCTGCGCGACCTGACGGGCGAGCTGAGCAGCCGTCCGCTCGAGCTGCTGGTCTTCCTCGCGGTGCATCCCGGCGGGGTGCCCCGGGACGCGATCGTCGACGCCCTCTGGCCGGACGACCCGCCCCGCAACCCCGCCAGCGTGCTGCGGACCGTCTTGTCCCGCATCCGCCGCGCCCTCGACACCGCCACCCACGGCACCGTCGGCGAACTGATCCTGGCCGAGCACGGCCAGTACCGACTCGACCCTGCCGTCGTGGAGGCGGACTACTGGTCCTTCGCCGACGCGGTGACCCGCCGCCGTAGGGCCGGCACCGCCGAGCGGCGCGCTGAGGGCTACGAGGCCATCGTGGCGCACTACGGCGGCGTCCTGGCCGACGGCCTGGACGCCGACTGGCTCACCGCTACCCGGGAGGCGACAAGACGCGACGCGCTCGACGCCGTGGCCGCGCTCGCCCGCGCGCGGGTCGGGACCGATCCCGACTACACCCTGGATCTGCTGGAAACCGCGCGGGCGTTCGACCCGCACAACGAACTGATCTACCGCGACATCATGCGACTGCAGCACGCGCTCGGCCGGCACGACGCCATCTCCCGCACCCTGAACCTCCTGCGGACGCGCCTCACCGAAATCGACACCACGCCCACCGCGGACACTGTCGACCTCGTCGAGCGGTTACGTGCCCGCTCCACCGGGATACCGGTCGAGGACCTCTCCCGAGTCACGGCGCCATGA